The proteins below come from a single bacterium genomic window:
- a CDS encoding GNAT family N-acetyltransferase — protein sequence MTSQVRPARLDDVDDFLRLILMSDKAFLPSLFGEDYERVIRGIFESGEGLFGYPNVRIVEVDSRVAGMLLAYTYEQMVAAMAQWETEEEQPPAVDEPATRSGWVNPGEYYLANMAVFPEYRRNGLGSLLLADAESRARQQGCNRLALDVEAENRDAIRLYERAGFVREANDLKLMGRFQFARYSKPVSGV from the coding sequence TTGACTTCGCAAGTCCGCCCGGCCCGGCTCGACGACGTCGACGATTTCCTGCGCCTGATACTGATGTCCGACAAGGCCTTTCTGCCCTCCCTGTTCGGAGAGGACTACGAACGCGTCATCCGGGGGATATTCGAAAGCGGAGAGGGATTGTTCGGATATCCGAACGTCAGGATTGTCGAAGTCGATAGTCGCGTGGCCGGAATGCTGCTGGCTTACACGTATGAGCAAATGGTCGCTGCCATGGCCCAGTGGGAGACCGAGGAAGAACAACCGCCGGCCGTCGACGAGCCTGCGACCCGGTCAGGCTGGGTCAATCCGGGCGAGTACTATCTGGCGAACATGGCCGTATTCCCGGAGTACCGCCGGAACGGCCTCGGCAGTCTGCTGCTGGCTGATGCCGAGAGCCGGGCGCGGCAGCAGGGCTGCAACCGGCTCGCGCTCGACGTCGAGGCCGAGAACCGGGATGCCATACGGTTGTATGAGCGCGCGGGGTTCGTGCGAGAGGCGAACGACCTGAAACTGATGGGCCGGTTCCAGTTCGCGCGATACAGCAAGCCGGTAAGCGGCGTCTAG